The proteins below come from a single Chitinophaga pinensis DSM 2588 genomic window:
- a CDS encoding PAS domain S-box protein: protein MPTSKRLSTATGFSLRTTLLGSEDEFSFGHRIFNMTCVITLAILSTFVCINLLIKEMQAALLVTGLLCLQIFFYVLSRRFRQYRSIIVWYVIAVYGGLICNYYLNAGINGPSLLLFYTTFQLALNVSAKKKYILWMILGIIIPGGLIFSEFYFPEAIGGMYDNKLDKTIDLFGCYLLALVYIVFASYSFKSELEAQHEREKKGSAELMEYGIRLQAFFESLSDNFILLDKEMKVIYFNKAALDLSITEYGKAFEANQPIEQYIHESNKKSFRQGFNTALSGETIALDFRREYAVKETWWQIAFNPARNGTGDIIGVTIVMKDITDAYLYRLRIERKNNLLEKIAFMQAHELRGPLTSVQSLIELIKDEYGDMDLIYTRKLEEGLNRLDAKIKEIIALSSEHKKE from the coding sequence CGTTATCACGCTCGCCATTCTTTCCACCTTCGTTTGTATCAATCTGCTGATCAAGGAGATGCAGGCCGCCCTGCTGGTAACCGGCTTACTCTGTCTGCAAATCTTCTTTTACGTCTTATCCCGCAGATTCCGCCAGTACCGCAGCATCATCGTATGGTATGTAATAGCTGTTTACGGCGGATTGATCTGTAACTATTACCTGAATGCGGGCATTAATGGTCCCAGTCTGCTACTGTTCTATACTACGTTTCAGCTGGCGCTGAATGTTTCTGCGAAGAAAAAATACATCCTCTGGATGATACTCGGTATAATCATTCCCGGTGGACTGATCTTCTCCGAGTTTTATTTTCCGGAAGCCATCGGCGGCATGTATGATAATAAACTGGATAAGACGATTGACCTGTTTGGTTGCTACCTACTTGCCTTAGTATATATTGTCTTTGCCAGTTACAGTTTTAAAAGCGAACTGGAAGCACAACACGAACGGGAGAAAAAAGGCAGCGCAGAACTGATGGAATATGGTATCCGCCTGCAGGCATTTTTTGAAAGCCTGTCCGACAATTTCATATTGCTCGACAAGGAGATGAAGGTCATCTATTTCAATAAAGCCGCCCTCGATCTTTCTATCACGGAATATGGTAAAGCATTCGAAGCTAATCAACCCATCGAACAGTACATACACGAATCCAATAAAAAATCTTTCCGCCAGGGTTTTAATACGGCCCTGTCGGGAGAGACCATCGCACTGGATTTCCGGAGGGAATATGCCGTTAAGGAAACCTGGTGGCAGATCGCATTTAATCCCGCCCGTAACGGAACGGGAGATATCATCGGCGTGACCATCGTCATGAAAGATATCACAGACGCTTATCTCTACCGGCTCAGGATAGAACGTAAGAATAACCTGTTGGAAAAGATCGCCTTCATGCAGGCCCATGAACTACGGGGACCACTGACCTCCGTACAGAGCCTTATAGAGCTTATTAAAGACGAATACGGCGATATGGACCTGATCTATACCAGGAAGCTGGAAGAAGGCTTAAACAGGCTGGATGCGAAAATAAAAGAGATTATCGCACTGTCATCGGAACACAAAAAGGAATAA
- a CDS encoding RagB/SusD family nutrient uptake outer membrane protein: MKRYIIGIIGLLIVGVSACKKELNVGNPNLPTVDQNVNNEAGLVSLAIGAVYVNGFQKGDVWLGDSYFSLPYGYLELLADMVGAQSSNQLVSTISIPEYFVLDNSTKVTTSISNISQLRANNTRAQTGSGYNPLYYQWLNMYAMNGACNKVLGLIDNIPFSGDATTRSNTVKAWCYWWKGYAYAAIGSLYYAGLIVDQDGVGSNKYVLKDSVLAASDKYLQMAASLLSNGIASNEDYNAVLGKLIPSFCQVGKGGVLTTDMWIRNINTMLARNLLINKLAPFVNGNPDAVIGKASTGVMTAADWNQVLTLSGKGIRNSDLVFTGRSAAANGFFTAALGSVAALSTGVNTAATFKVGERLVQNFKAGDKRLTNNFNTATTYRDDLSFGSRYSITDGGAGAGGVYVYGTKTTGAYELYIGPSYEENTLMQAEANIRLGNINEGLTAIDAVRAYMGAGVPAVTGTGLTKAGALKELVMERRVALVFRGLSFYDSRRWGWTYDVDNGGGSYGNTFLTSAGAVNTHVLINYDFLDYWDVPADESDINPPGEGSVPVTNPNF; the protein is encoded by the coding sequence ATGAAGAGATATATCATCGGAATTATCGGTTTGTTGATAGTAGGTGTCAGTGCATGTAAGAAGGAACTGAACGTAGGAAATCCTAATCTGCCTACGGTAGATCAGAACGTGAACAATGAAGCCGGACTTGTTTCCCTGGCAATAGGTGCGGTGTATGTAAATGGTTTTCAGAAAGGAGATGTATGGCTGGGAGACAGTTACTTTTCCCTGCCTTACGGCTACCTGGAATTACTGGCAGATATGGTGGGTGCACAGTCTTCCAATCAGCTGGTCAGTACGATCAGTATACCTGAATATTTTGTGCTGGATAACAGTACCAAGGTGACCACTTCCATTTCCAATATCAGTCAGTTAAGGGCCAATAACACCCGTGCACAGACCGGCTCCGGGTATAATCCATTGTATTATCAGTGGCTGAATATGTATGCGATGAATGGTGCTTGTAATAAGGTACTGGGATTGATTGATAATATTCCTTTCAGCGGAGATGCGACCACACGATCTAATACGGTGAAAGCCTGGTGTTATTGGTGGAAAGGCTATGCTTATGCGGCCATTGGTTCCCTGTATTATGCAGGGTTGATCGTTGACCAGGATGGGGTAGGTAGTAATAAGTATGTGCTAAAGGATTCCGTGCTCGCTGCGTCTGATAAATATCTGCAAATGGCGGCGAGTCTTTTGTCAAACGGTATCGCCAGTAATGAAGATTACAATGCTGTATTGGGCAAACTGATTCCTTCATTTTGTCAGGTAGGTAAAGGTGGTGTGCTGACGACAGATATGTGGATCAGGAATATCAATACGATGCTGGCCAGGAACCTGCTGATCAATAAACTTGCGCCTTTTGTCAACGGGAATCCTGATGCAGTGATCGGGAAGGCGTCTACAGGTGTGATGACGGCTGCCGACTGGAACCAGGTGCTGACCTTATCCGGGAAAGGGATACGGAATAGTGACCTCGTATTTACGGGTAGATCTGCTGCCGCCAACGGCTTCTTTACAGCTGCTTTAGGTAGTGTTGCGGCATTATCCACAGGTGTTAATACGGCTGCTACGTTTAAAGTGGGGGAACGCCTGGTGCAGAACTTTAAAGCGGGTGACAAGCGATTGACCAATAATTTCAATACGGCAACGACTTATCGGGATGACCTTTCTTTTGGTAGTCGTTATAGCATTACAGATGGTGGCGCCGGCGCCGGCGGTGTGTATGTATATGGTACGAAAACGACTGGTGCGTATGAACTTTATATCGGACCAAGCTATGAGGAAAATACGCTGATGCAGGCAGAAGCGAATATTCGTTTGGGAAATATCAATGAAGGATTGACCGCGATCGATGCTGTCAGGGCTTATATGGGTGCAGGTGTTCCTGCAGTAACGGGGACAGGATTGACGAAGGCAGGCGCATTGAAAGAACTGGTAATGGAAAGGCGAGTGGCGCTGGTGTTCAGGGGATTGTCTTTTTATGATAGCAGGAGATGGGGATGGACCTATGACGTAGACAATGGTGGCGGTAGTTATGGAAATACTTTCCTGACGTCAGCTGGTGCAGTGAATACCCATGTACTGATCAACTATGATTTCCTGGATTACTGGGATGTACCTGCGGATGAATCAGATATCAATCCGCCGGGAGAGGGAAGTGTACCGGTCACGAATCCTAACTTTTAA
- a CDS encoding SusC/RagA family TonB-linked outer membrane protein, whose product MTKKTLLCLLVLLCHVLTSSVKAQSLLKITGTVYDESGIPVPGTSIQIKGGGATVSDAQGAFQLNAEKGRKLIFTAIGYETQEVVVDGTAIHIKLAVDRKVLSEVVITGVGTATSKKKLGISVESVTSEKLVTGPTFSVDQALIGKIPGAQISSVSGNPGDPVNILLRGVNTVQNGTQPLIMLDGVQVGASDLASLDLSTVERTEIVQGAASASIYGAQGANGVMQLFTRKGKKGAIAVNYTTNYSANSYINSGHVEKARFHPYMTDANNNIIDAAGNILDYNDVGSIEGISYAYGGATRYGVLDPRNIANKPYNANLKYYDHFKQVFQTGSVWNNSINFSGATDKTDFMFGVSNNHTVSPVMKNGSVDRTNLTANIGMELFKGFRLRSNTQVIYTKNTTVPSLGGAGGYLYGKGGRAGNINNIFSFLNTSPFFDLTYKMKDGNAPAFQTADFLSINAFNPYFVKQYGSGLDNKIDILQSFNASYQVNRFVELDAKYGINYRNENAKWTYLNQTQNANTMYYDAWSYNFASNAEGEIDNWDYNTTFQNFLGSAYIRTDFEKDFNINFPIQTTTQISYDYRKRKYKEEDVYGLGLPLSPPVSLATASQLFVAPYSTVTKTTGKYDETFITYGYLINQKIEFGDYGGISGGFRSDWSSAFGSGASPFTFPNVNGYVLPSAFNFWSRLEDAVPYFKLRAAYGEAGIQPGPFDRYPTLDQSTIGSEVVYSVPITSQNPDLQVEVSKEFEVGTDFTFNAGKGKWLRAINASFTYWKRKSENVIYTVSAPLSSGATGILNNAIDMSSNGYQFQLNLPVYQSKNFVWDFTTNFGHQTSMIDRIKGGADIILTSYAGSTALVLTGGQKIGQIYGYKALTSAAATRKNGEKYISEQDAGKYQLVNGMLVDTATRGIQFSSEAYPLGDPNPKFNASFISSFAYKSFLTFSFQFDWVYGAHLYNQTKEWMYRDGIHGDFAKPITLNGVTAAYTAFYQSAYSSSWGSLYGPGNNATKDYFYEDASFLRLRNISIGFDIAKVLKTKYFHKLQLILTGRNILTVTNYTGFDPEASSGAIGSSFDRGVDNSTIPNLKSYAIGLNVGF is encoded by the coding sequence ATGACAAAGAAAACGCTACTATGCCTGCTGGTATTGTTATGCCATGTCCTTACCAGTTCTGTGAAAGCCCAGTCCTTATTGAAGATCACCGGTACTGTGTACGACGAATCAGGCATACCCGTGCCTGGAACGAGTATACAGATAAAGGGTGGTGGTGCGACGGTATCTGATGCGCAGGGCGCTTTTCAATTGAACGCGGAAAAAGGCCGTAAACTGATATTTACTGCGATCGGTTACGAAACGCAGGAAGTAGTAGTCGATGGTACAGCTATACACATCAAGCTGGCTGTTGACAGAAAGGTATTATCCGAAGTAGTAATCACCGGTGTGGGTACTGCTACCAGTAAAAAGAAGCTGGGTATTTCAGTGGAGTCCGTCACTTCGGAGAAGCTGGTTACCGGTCCTACTTTCTCTGTGGACCAGGCCCTGATCGGTAAGATACCAGGTGCGCAGATATCTTCTGTCAGCGGTAACCCGGGAGACCCTGTCAATATCCTGTTAAGGGGCGTTAATACCGTGCAGAATGGCACCCAACCCCTGATCATGCTGGATGGTGTACAGGTAGGCGCTTCTGACCTGGCTTCCCTCGATCTGAGTACCGTAGAACGTACTGAGATCGTACAAGGGGCCGCTTCTGCTTCTATCTATGGTGCACAGGGCGCCAACGGGGTGATGCAGCTCTTTACCAGGAAAGGAAAGAAGGGCGCTATAGCCGTGAACTATACAACGAACTATTCTGCGAATAGTTATATTAATAGCGGTCATGTAGAAAAGGCGCGTTTCCATCCTTATATGACAGATGCGAATAACAATATCATCGATGCCGCAGGGAATATCCTTGATTATAATGATGTAGGCTCCATAGAGGGCATTTCCTACGCTTATGGCGGCGCTACCCGCTATGGTGTACTCGACCCGCGAAACATCGCTAATAAGCCTTATAATGCGAATCTGAAATATTACGATCACTTCAAGCAGGTATTCCAGACAGGTTCTGTATGGAATAACAGTATTAACTTCTCCGGTGCCACTGATAAAACTGACTTTATGTTTGGCGTGTCCAATAATCATACGGTGAGTCCTGTCATGAAGAATGGATCGGTAGACCGCACCAATCTGACCGCCAATATCGGCATGGAGCTGTTTAAAGGCTTCAGACTACGCTCCAATACACAGGTGATCTATACAAAGAATACCACCGTACCCAGTTTAGGTGGCGCAGGTGGTTACCTGTATGGTAAAGGGGGCAGGGCAGGTAATATCAACAATATCTTCAGCTTTCTCAATACATCGCCATTCTTTGACCTGACCTATAAAATGAAAGACGGCAATGCACCTGCTTTCCAGACCGCCGACTTTCTAAGCATCAACGCCTTTAATCCCTACTTCGTTAAACAGTATGGAAGCGGACTGGATAATAAGATTGACATCCTACAGAGCTTTAATGCCAGTTACCAGGTCAACCGTTTTGTAGAACTGGACGCCAAGTATGGTATCAACTACAGGAATGAAAATGCGAAATGGACTTACCTCAACCAGACGCAGAATGCAAATACCATGTATTATGATGCCTGGTCTTATAACTTTGCCAGTAACGCAGAAGGAGAGATAGATAACTGGGATTACAACACTACTTTCCAGAACTTCCTGGGTAGTGCCTATATCAGAACCGATTTTGAAAAGGATTTTAATATCAATTTCCCTATTCAGACCACTACACAGATTTCTTATGATTACCGGAAACGGAAGTATAAGGAAGAAGATGTCTACGGACTTGGATTACCATTATCTCCGCCAGTGAGTCTGGCGACTGCCTCACAATTATTTGTAGCGCCTTATTCTACAGTTACAAAGACGACCGGGAAATATGATGAAACATTTATTACCTACGGGTACCTGATCAATCAGAAGATAGAATTCGGGGACTATGGCGGTATCAGCGGTGGATTCAGGAGCGACTGGTCTTCTGCTTTTGGTAGCGGCGCCTCTCCGTTTACCTTTCCGAATGTAAATGGTTATGTATTGCCCTCTGCTTTCAATTTCTGGTCCAGACTGGAAGATGCAGTGCCTTATTTCAAACTGAGAGCGGCCTATGGTGAAGCGGGTATTCAACCTGGTCCTTTTGACCGGTATCCGACGCTTGATCAGAGTACAATCGGATCTGAAGTCGTGTATTCCGTACCGATTACCAGCCAGAATCCTGACCTGCAGGTAGAAGTATCGAAGGAGTTTGAAGTAGGTACGGATTTTACCTTCAATGCAGGGAAAGGCAAGTGGCTGCGTGCAATCAATGCCTCTTTTACCTATTGGAAACGGAAGAGCGAAAACGTGATCTATACAGTGAGTGCGCCGTTGTCTTCCGGGGCGACAGGTATCCTGAACAATGCGATTGATATGTCGTCCAATGGTTATCAGTTCCAGTTGAATCTACCCGTATATCAGTCGAAGAATTTTGTCTGGGACTTTACGACCAATTTCGGTCACCAGACCTCTATGATCGACCGTATCAAAGGAGGTGCAGATATCATTCTTACTTCCTATGCCGGCAGCACGGCACTGGTGCTGACGGGTGGTCAGAAGATAGGGCAGATCTACGGTTATAAAGCACTGACCAGTGCTGCTGCTACCCGTAAAAACGGGGAGAAATATATCTCAGAACAGGATGCAGGTAAATACCAGCTGGTAAACGGTATGCTGGTCGATACGGCAACAAGGGGCATACAGTTCTCTTCTGAGGCTTATCCTTTGGGTGATCCTAATCCCAAGTTCAACGCTTCTTTCATCAGTTCATTCGCTTATAAAAGTTTTCTGACATTTTCCTTTCAGTTTGACTGGGTATATGGGGCACATCTGTACAATCAGACAAAAGAGTGGATGTACAGGGATGGTATCCACGGCGATTTTGCAAAACCGATTACACTCAATGGGGTGACGGCTGCTTATACCGCGTTTTATCAGAGTGCTTACTCTTCCTCGTGGGGTAGTTTATACGGACCGGGTAACAATGCTACCAAAGACTATTTCTATGAAGATGCTTCTTTCCTGCGACTCCGTAATATTTCTATCGGATTTGATATTGCGAAGGTGCTGAAGACAAAATACTTCCATAAACTACAGCTGATACTGACCGGCAGGAATATCCTGACGGTAACGAATTATACCGGTTTTGATCCGGAAGCCAGTTCGGGTGCGATTGGTTCTTCCTTTGACAGAGGCGTTGACAACAGTACGATCCCGAACCTGAAATCTTATGCCATCGGCTTAAACGTAGGCTTCTAA
- a CDS encoding metallophosphoesterase, with protein sequence MDAENKKVRIAAVADIHVTDTDKNKWVDYFKEVSKNADVLLICGDLTNTGDESEAQILCDELKACTIPVIAVLGNHDYEKGRQKLIRQTLQNENVHILDGEAIVIKDVGFAGVKGFGGGFDNYMLSMFGEDAMKAFVQEAVDEALHLDRALARIDQQHDKLKKIALLHYSPLRETVVGEPEVIFPFLGSSRLAEPLIRREVTAVFHGHAHMGTLEGTLTGGVRVFNVAKPVLSKAGYEIPYYILEV encoded by the coding sequence ATGGATGCAGAAAACAAGAAAGTGCGTATTGCCGCAGTGGCTGATATTCATGTAACAGATACCGATAAGAACAAGTGGGTAGATTATTTTAAAGAGGTATCTAAAAATGCAGATGTATTATTAATCTGCGGCGACCTGACGAATACCGGTGATGAAAGCGAAGCGCAGATCTTGTGTGATGAACTGAAGGCCTGTACGATTCCGGTCATAGCCGTGCTGGGTAATCATGATTATGAGAAGGGGCGGCAGAAGCTGATCCGGCAGACATTGCAGAATGAAAATGTACATATCCTGGATGGAGAGGCAATCGTGATCAAAGACGTCGGATTTGCCGGTGTGAAAGGTTTTGGCGGCGGATTTGACAACTATATGCTATCCATGTTCGGAGAAGATGCTATGAAAGCCTTTGTACAGGAGGCCGTGGATGAGGCATTACATTTAGACAGGGCGCTGGCCCGGATCGATCAACAGCATGACAAGCTAAAAAAGATCGCCTTACTACATTATTCACCACTGAGAGAAACCGTCGTAGGCGAACCTGAAGTAATCTTTCCTTTCCTCGGATCTTCCCGTCTGGCAGAGCCATTAATACGTCGTGAGGTGACGGCTGTATTTCATGGTCATGCACATATGGGTACCCTGGAAGGCACCCTAACAGGGGGCGTACGCGTGTTTAATGTAGCTAAACCTGTATTGTCGAAAGCAGGATATGAGATCCCTTATTATATACTGGAAGTCTGA
- a CDS encoding BrxA/BrxB family bacilliredoxin: protein MCSAILTFALFKDKELVYFIPKHRIEGRDAHALANDLLSVFGEYA from the coding sequence ATCTGTTCCGCCATCCTCACCTTTGCCCTGTTTAAAGACAAGGAGCTTGTCTATTTTATTCCGAAGCATCGGATAGAAGGCAGGGATGCACACGCGCTTGCCAATGATCTGTTGAGCGTGTTCGGGGAATATGCATGA
- a CDS encoding alpha/beta hydrolase, producing the protein MKKAFFLLAVLLLSTHLLKAQFDDKFYFPNKTWKALDSSMQVEEVNLPVDTVTLNALFFKPVGQPKATVLFCHGAGGNVTFYQYMVKPLVEHGYQVFMIDFRGYGKSSGKPTHLNIACDGQVVFDYLLGRPDVKGTKMLLFGASIGTQVATRLARDNGDKIQALVLDGAISSFTDLAAAYAPAEQQAMIKQYLTSPYAAKTDIPFVKLPVLIVHSKEDKEVPFALAEAVYNAAIGKKELYIYSGTHLAAMKENAGEYVNKIDRLIY; encoded by the coding sequence ATGAAAAAAGCCTTCTTTCTGCTCGCCGTTTTATTACTGAGTACCCATCTGCTGAAAGCACAGTTTGATGATAAATTCTATTTCCCTAATAAAACCTGGAAGGCGCTGGACTCATCCATGCAGGTGGAAGAAGTGAATCTGCCGGTAGATACCGTTACCCTGAACGCCTTGTTTTTTAAACCGGTGGGACAGCCTAAGGCGACCGTATTGTTTTGTCATGGGGCAGGCGGGAATGTCACCTTTTATCAATATATGGTAAAGCCGTTGGTCGAACATGGCTACCAGGTCTTTATGATCGATTTCAGGGGCTATGGTAAGAGCAGCGGGAAACCGACACACCTGAATATAGCATGTGACGGACAGGTGGTATTTGATTATCTGCTGGGCAGACCGGATGTAAAGGGAACCAAAATGCTGTTATTCGGTGCTTCTATCGGTACCCAGGTAGCCACCAGGCTGGCCAGGGATAATGGAGACAAAATACAGGCATTGGTATTAGATGGGGCCATCAGTTCTTTTACAGACCTTGCGGCCGCTTATGCACCTGCGGAGCAACAGGCAATGATAAAACAGTATCTGACGTCCCCCTATGCGGCGAAAACGGATATCCCGTTTGTGAAATTACCAGTACTGATTGTGCATAGCAAAGAAGATAAAGAGGTGCCTTTTGCACTGGCGGAAGCAGTTTATAATGCAGCCATTGGTAAGAAGGAATTGTATATATATAGCGGCACACATCTGGCTGCTATGAAGGAGAATGCAGGGGAGTATGTGAATAAAATTGATCGGTTAATTTATTAA
- a CDS encoding LytTR family DNA-binding domain-containing protein, producing MPFEISAYMMDTISSLFKRPYPLPETWRRQWTMTIALSGAVFLFLFLFRPFNGQRDTLDAFWGSLEGAATVFGVVILYYGLVFRLFPAYFREDKWTTGRESLWTLVIIVAIALANIGVMALSGQWRYSWKEALLMVIYTAVIGIAPATTSIMINQARLLRRYRNRAVGLNQTIAAPVIEEEVSPASVEAEVLSFTADNGKDYISLHPGQLLAVTSADNYVRLYFMEGDDLKQELLRSSLQKIEASLNTHINFWRCHRTAIVNLFLVEEVSGTAQGYRLHILHLPDTIPVSRSLNTALREKLANRMTMPFTPAAAAVQATRP from the coding sequence ATGCCGTTCGAAATTTCAGCCTACATGATGGATACTATCAGCTCCCTGTTCAAACGACCTTATCCCTTACCAGAAACCTGGCGCAGGCAATGGACCATGACGATTGCCCTGAGCGGGGCGGTATTCCTGTTCCTTTTTCTGTTCCGGCCTTTTAATGGTCAGCGGGATACGCTGGACGCTTTCTGGGGAAGTCTGGAGGGAGCCGCTACGGTGTTTGGGGTAGTTATATTGTATTATGGACTGGTATTCCGCTTGTTTCCGGCTTATTTCAGGGAAGATAAGTGGACGACCGGCAGGGAGTCGCTCTGGACTCTGGTCATTATCGTCGCCATTGCGCTGGCTAACATAGGAGTAATGGCGCTGAGTGGTCAATGGCGTTATTCCTGGAAAGAAGCCTTACTGATGGTTATCTATACGGCTGTGATCGGGATTGCGCCGGCTACGACCAGTATTATGATCAACCAGGCCCGTTTACTAAGGCGTTATCGTAACAGGGCGGTGGGGCTGAATCAGACCATAGCCGCGCCTGTGATAGAGGAGGAGGTGTCCCCGGCCTCTGTGGAGGCAGAAGTGCTTTCTTTTACAGCGGATAATGGAAAGGACTATATTTCTCTGCATCCAGGACAATTACTGGCGGTCACGTCGGCAGATAACTATGTCAGGCTGTATTTCATGGAAGGAGATGATCTGAAACAGGAGTTGCTGCGTTCCAGTCTGCAGAAAATTGAGGCCAGTCTGAACACCCATATCAACTTCTGGCGTTGTCACCGGACTGCCATTGTTAACCTTTTCCTGGTAGAAGAGGTCAGCGGTACCGCCCAGGGATACCGGCTCCATATCCTGCATTTACCCGACACGATCCCCGTATCCAGAAGTCTGAATACCGCCCTGAGGGAAAAGCTGGCCAATCGTATGACCATGCCATTCACCCCGGCAGCTGCAGCGGTTCAGGCGACCCGTCCCTAA
- a CDS encoding MarR family winged helix-turn-helix transcriptional regulator: MAMEQTLELARDLSRALMEMRNYMRQHLQVRIKENNIDVSFELLEILGVLYRQDGINQQEIADILIKDKSSITYLIDSLTKRDLVERKEDENDRRNKLIYLTENGKHMKQTLHPWVEEIYEQATNGIKVADLEKAVALVQKMNENLKK, from the coding sequence ATGGCTATGGAACAAACACTGGAACTGGCGCGTGATCTGAGCAGGGCACTGATGGAAATGCGAAACTATATGCGCCAGCACTTACAGGTAAGGATCAAGGAGAATAATATAGATGTATCATTCGAACTCCTGGAAATACTCGGCGTATTGTACAGACAAGATGGTATCAATCAGCAGGAAATCGCCGATATCCTGATCAAGGATAAATCCAGTATTACTTATCTTATCGACAGTCTCACAAAGCGGGATCTTGTTGAAAGAAAAGAGGACGAAAATGACCGGCGTAATAAGCTCATATACCTTACAGAAAACGGTAAGCATATGAAGCAGACCCTGCATCCATGGGTAGAAGAGATCTATGAGCAAGCCACCAACGGTATTAAGGTAGCTGATCTTGAAAAGGCAGTAGCATTGGTACAGAAAATGAATGAGAATCTGAAAAAATAA
- a CDS encoding DUF4269 domain-containing protein — protein sequence MHNIDFFNIDYLQQGNAVQRAVYAVLKETAVLQLLSAYDPVLAGTIPIAVDIPGSDLDILCSFKEQEVFKQDMITLWGEASGFSIKTFEIYDQECVVINFDKAGYPFEIFAQQLPVREQMGYRHMLIEHHLLQQHGEGLRQEVIRLKKEGYKTEPAFCLCLGIDGNPYVELLKLETEQ from the coding sequence ATGCACAATATCGACTTTTTTAATATTGACTATCTGCAACAGGGGAACGCCGTGCAGCGAGCAGTCTATGCAGTATTGAAGGAGACGGCTGTTTTACAGTTGTTATCTGCTTATGATCCGGTGTTGGCAGGCACAATTCCTATTGCTGTAGATATACCCGGCAGTGACCTGGATATTCTATGTTCCTTTAAAGAGCAAGAAGTGTTTAAACAGGATATGATCACGTTGTGGGGTGAGGCTTCAGGATTCAGTATAAAGACCTTTGAAATATACGATCAGGAATGTGTGGTTATTAATTTTGATAAAGCGGGTTATCCTTTTGAGATCTTTGCACAGCAGTTACCGGTACGTGAACAGATGGGATACAGGCATATGTTGATTGAACATCATTTACTCCAACAGCATGGCGAAGGTTTGCGACAGGAAGTGATCCGCCTGAAGAAAGAAGGGTACAAAACAGAGCCTGCTTTTTGCCTGTGTTTAGGGATCGATGGAAATCCTTACGTGGAATTACTAAAGCTCGAAACGGAGCAATAA
- a CDS encoding RimK family alpha-L-glutamate ligase, translating to MPDKKLALICEDPANLFDMAKTEDRRLLETLQAAGWDAEKKDWKDSDTDWTSYELVILKSPYDYHNRLDEFRVWLHKLATAGVQLLNPVETVLWNADKHYLKEIADAGFDIIPSLFLEKETPTDLASLFERLGTDKIIVKPCVSGGSKNTFTLVRGETALDKHPLQQLLPKEAFIAQPFMKEIQEGEWSMLFFGGVYSHTIVKKPKAGDFRVQPQYGATIHSATPATAVIEKATALVRRFAGGALYTRVDGVLVDGQLALMELELIEPLLYTAFEEQSFERYVKALDKVRK from the coding sequence ATGCCGGATAAGAAATTAGCGCTCATCTGCGAGGATCCTGCCAATCTGTTTGACATGGCGAAGACAGAGGATCGTCGTCTGCTGGAAACATTACAGGCAGCAGGATGGGATGCAGAAAAGAAAGACTGGAAAGACAGCGATACAGACTGGACAAGTTACGAACTGGTGATATTAAAATCGCCTTACGATTATCATAACAGACTGGACGAGTTCAGGGTATGGTTACACAAACTTGCTACCGCAGGCGTACAGTTGCTGAACCCTGTAGAAACCGTGTTATGGAATGCGGATAAACATTATCTGAAAGAGATCGCGGATGCAGGCTTTGATATTATTCCTTCTTTATTCCTGGAAAAAGAAACACCGACTGATCTGGCGTCCCTGTTTGAAAGACTCGGTACAGATAAGATCATTGTGAAACCGTGTGTAAGCGGAGGTTCTAAGAATACCTTTACACTGGTACGTGGAGAAACGGCACTGGACAAACATCCGCTGCAACAGTTGTTGCCAAAGGAGGCATTTATCGCACAACCCTTCATGAAAGAAATCCAGGAAGGAGAATGGTCGATGCTTTTCTTCGGAGGTGTGTACAGTCATACGATCGTGAAGAAACCTAAAGCAGGTGATTTCAGGGTACAACCACAATACGGCGCTACTATTCATTCGGCTACGCCAGCTACCGCTGTGATTGAGAAAGCGACAGCTTTAGTGCGTCGTTTTGCCGGCGGTGCATTGTATACAAGAGTAGACGGTGTTCTGGTCGATGGCCAACTGGCGCTGATGGAACTGGAGCTGATAGAGCCGTTGTTGTACACCGCGTTTGAGGAGCAGAGTTTTGAACGGTATGTGAAAGCATTAGATAAAGTACGGAAATAA